A region from the Aliarcobacter thereius LMG 24486 genome encodes:
- a CDS encoding sugar transferase: MIVLGRKYKFTEFEKASLNKKFKQQLILRYTNKDPMEVLEELKTLIKSDVKLIVLNTKAKVPDELISFLTSLQFEKNIKLITIEQFMEKYLHKCYIPEDHTDLNYLQNIKPFNIFEYSIKRIMDILGVLLLYLISFPVMFYSRRRIKQESPGTSMFKQLRVGLNNKEFKCIKYRSMRLDAEASGAQFACEDDPRIFPWGDIMRKTRIDELPQMLNVLKGDMHLIGPRPERKVWIDKFEKEIPYYNERHLVRPGITGWAQVMYPYGAGVEDAKQKLMYDLYYIKHYSIWLDIKIIYKTILVVLGKKGL, encoded by the coding sequence ATGATAGTTTTAGGTAGGAAATACAAATTTACAGAATTTGAGAAAGCTAGTTTAAATAAGAAGTTTAAACAACAGCTTATCTTAAGATATACAAACAAAGACCCAATGGAAGTACTAGAAGAGCTTAAAACTCTTATAAAATCAGATGTTAAGCTAATAGTTCTAAACACAAAAGCAAAAGTTCCAGATGAGCTTATATCTTTTCTTACAAGCTTACAGTTTGAAAAGAATATTAAGCTTATAACAATAGAGCAATTTATGGAGAAATATCTTCATAAGTGTTATATCCCAGAAGATCATACCGATTTAAACTATCTTCAAAATATAAAACCATTTAATATATTTGAATACTCTATCAAAAGAATTATGGATATTTTAGGAGTTTTACTTCTTTATCTTATCTCTTTTCCTGTTATGTTTTATTCAAGAAGAAGAATCAAACAAGAATCACCAGGTACAAGTATGTTTAAACAATTAAGAGTAGGTCTAAACAATAAAGAGTTTAAATGTATAAAATATAGAAGTATGCGATTAGATGCAGAAGCCTCTGGAGCTCAATTCGCGTGTGAAGATGATCCTAGAATATTTCCTTGGGGAGATATTATGAGAAAAACTAGAATAGATGAACTTCCTCAGATGTTAAATGTATTAAAAGGAGATATGCATTTAATAGGTCCAAGACCTGAAAGAAAAGTTTGGATAGATAAATTTGAGAAAGAGATTCCATATTACAATGAAAGACATTTAGTACGACCAGGGATTACAGGTTGGGCTCAAGTTATGTATCCATATGGAGCAGGTGTAGAAGATGCAAAACAGAAGCTTATGTATGATTTGTACTATATAAAACACTACAGCATTTGGTTGGATATAAAGATTATTTACAAAACTATTTTGGTGGTTTTAGGTAAAAAAGGTTTGTAG